One region of Streptomyces rishiriensis genomic DNA includes:
- a CDS encoding AAA family ATPase — protein sequence MPTCAPLTLVDTPADPFAPESAPGSAAGTETAQLDVAGDLLTLLRHSTTEPRPDDQLEALTLAVAADLPVLLWGEPGIGKTAALTQLAASLDLPLTTVIASVHEPSDFSGLPVVGDDPAEQGVPMAPPDWAVRLVRAGKGLLFLDELSTAPPAVQAALLRLVLERRIGSLQLPRGVRIVAAANPRGSAADGWELSPPLANRFVHLQWVHDHEVVVRGLGGTWPRATMPRLDPERLPEAVDFARRAVCGLLAARPTLVHRLPSGETRRGGPWPSPRSWDMTLTLIAFATAAGSSRDVLSQLVRGTVGDGPGLELLASLDRLDLPDPETLLADPAGAELPERGDLRQAVLDGVVAAVRARPERSRWDAAWELLVKAVETGAPDLVVVPATTLATLRQEDWDVPASIESLAGAVGLSRRADQAAERTAARLAEAAARAGR from the coding sequence ATGCCCACATGCGCCCCGCTCACCCTCGTCGACACACCCGCCGACCCCTTCGCACCCGAATCCGCACCCGGCTCCGCAGCCGGCACCGAGACAGCGCAACTGGACGTCGCCGGCGACCTGTTGACGCTTCTTCGGCACTCGACCACCGAACCCCGGCCCGACGACCAGCTCGAGGCCCTCACCCTGGCCGTGGCCGCCGATCTGCCCGTGCTGCTCTGGGGTGAACCGGGCATCGGCAAGACCGCCGCCCTCACCCAGCTCGCCGCTTCACTCGACCTGCCGCTGACCACCGTCATCGCGAGCGTGCACGAGCCGTCCGACTTCTCGGGGCTGCCCGTCGTCGGGGACGATCCCGCCGAGCAGGGGGTTCCGATGGCCCCGCCGGACTGGGCGGTACGGCTGGTACGGGCCGGGAAGGGGCTGCTGTTCCTCGACGAGTTGTCCACCGCGCCGCCCGCCGTGCAGGCCGCGTTGCTGCGCCTGGTGCTCGAGCGCCGGATCGGGTCGCTGCAACTGCCGCGGGGGGTACGGATCGTGGCCGCCGCCAACCCGCGGGGCTCGGCGGCCGACGGCTGGGAGCTGAGCCCGCCGCTGGCCAACCGGTTCGTGCACCTCCAGTGGGTCCACGACCACGAGGTCGTCGTCCGCGGACTCGGCGGGACCTGGCCCCGGGCCACCATGCCCCGGCTCGACCCGGAGCGGCTGCCGGAGGCCGTGGACTTCGCCCGGCGCGCGGTGTGCGGGCTGCTGGCCGCCAGGCCCACGCTCGTGCACCGGCTGCCCAGCGGGGAGACGCGCCGGGGCGGTCCCTGGCCGTCCCCGCGCAGCTGGGACATGACGCTGACTCTGATCGCCTTCGCCACCGCGGCCGGCTCCTCCCGGGACGTGCTGTCCCAGCTGGTCAGGGGCACGGTCGGGGACGGTCCGGGGCTGGAGCTGCTCGCGAGCCTGGACCGGCTGGACCTTCCGGACCCGGAGACGCTGCTCGCCGACCCGGCGGGCGCCGAACTGCCCGAGCGGGGCGACCTGCGCCAGGCCGTTCTGGACGGTGTGGTGGCGGCGGTGCGCGCCCGGCCGGAGCGGTCCCGTTGGGACGCGGCGTGGGAGCTGCTGGTCAAGGCGGTGGAGACCGGGGCCCCGGACCTGGTGGTGGTCCCCGCGACCACTCTCGCGACCCTTCGGCAGGAGGACTGGGACGTCCCCGCCTCGATCGAGAGCCTCGCGGGCGCCGTCGGACTGTCCCGGCGGGCGGACCAGGCGGCGGAGCGGACGGCGGCACGGCTCGCCGAGGCGGCGGCGAGGGCCGGCCGGTGA
- a CDS encoding vWA domain-containing protein, whose protein sequence is MTAHSTAETSDPEPGPGLDLDKLLAARLHAARARPYLATALFALHVVVSRQVPTMAVDRYWRCYVSPAFVDGMPLEELAAVWVHEVSHLLRDHHGRSDRYARQHGLTGPGERLRMNIAADCEINDDAYGDGLVRPESAVRPASLGLPDGKLMEEYLSRFRLGAHTDGLSWLDCGSGADGLGREWELGPDGAHGLSKEERDAVRFRVAQGINGRPGSAPQKWKRWAEEAFHPPQPWRELLGAAVRSAASGPGAGEDYTYGRPARRSAGLPGVVLPSLRRRPPRVCVVIDTSGSVSDAELGSALLEVAAISRAVGGRRDLVTVVPCDASAGFVHSLCRGEGIPLLGGGGTDLRAGFAKALRTTPRPDAVVILTDGQTPWPEARPACRTVVGLFPRGRSRHDENNPDYVPDTPPAWARVVEIGSVGAGC, encoded by the coding sequence GTGACCGCGCACTCGACGGCCGAGACGTCCGACCCGGAGCCGGGTCCGGGGCTGGACCTCGACAAGCTCCTCGCCGCCCGGCTGCACGCCGCCCGGGCCCGGCCCTATCTGGCCACGGCGCTGTTCGCCCTGCACGTCGTGGTGTCTCGGCAGGTACCGACGATGGCCGTGGACCGGTACTGGCGGTGCTACGTCTCGCCCGCGTTCGTGGACGGGATGCCGCTGGAGGAGCTGGCCGCCGTATGGGTGCACGAGGTGTCGCATCTGCTGCGCGACCATCACGGGCGCAGTGACCGGTACGCCCGGCAGCACGGGCTGACCGGGCCGGGGGAGCGGCTGCGGATGAACATCGCCGCCGACTGCGAGATCAACGACGACGCGTACGGCGACGGGCTGGTCCGTCCCGAAAGCGCGGTCAGACCCGCGTCGTTGGGACTGCCCGATGGCAAGCTGATGGAGGAGTACCTGAGCCGGTTCCGGCTGGGGGCGCACACGGACGGTCTTTCCTGGCTGGACTGCGGCAGCGGCGCCGACGGACTCGGCCGGGAGTGGGAGCTGGGTCCCGACGGCGCGCACGGGCTCAGCAAGGAGGAGCGGGACGCGGTCCGGTTCCGGGTGGCGCAGGGCATCAACGGCAGGCCGGGCTCCGCTCCGCAGAAGTGGAAGCGCTGGGCGGAGGAGGCGTTCCATCCGCCGCAGCCGTGGCGGGAGTTGCTGGGCGCGGCCGTCCGCTCGGCGGCCTCCGGGCCGGGCGCGGGCGAGGACTACACCTACGGCCGCCCGGCGCGCCGCTCGGCCGGTCTGCCCGGGGTCGTCCTGCCGAGCCTGCGCCGCAGACCGCCCCGGGTCTGCGTCGTCATCGACACCTCCGGGTCGGTCAGCGACGCGGAACTGGGCAGTGCCCTGCTCGAGGTCGCCGCGATCTCCCGTGCCGTGGGCGGCCGTCGGGACCTGGTCACCGTGGTGCCGTGCGACGCTTCGGCCGGGTTCGTGCACTCGCTGTGCCGAGGCGAGGGGATCCCCCTGCTGGGCGGCGGCGGAACGGACCTGCGCGCCGGCTTCGCCAAGGCGCTGCGGACGACACCCCGGCCCGACGCGGTGGTGATCCTCACCGATGGCCAGACCCCCTGGCCGGAAGCCCGCCCGGCCTGCCGGACGGTGGTGGGCCTGTTTCCCCGGGGCCGGAGCAGGCACGACGAGAACAACCCCGACTACGTACCGGACACCCCGCCCGCCTGGGCCCGCGTGGTGGAGATCGGATCGGTGGGGGCAGGGTGCTGA
- a CDS encoding DUF1990 domain-containing protein, with protein MSSKDFTYDDVGATRDRPGHCPAGFHSLHVRTRLGEGHDVFRRAAEAVLTWEMHRTLGVGMDTTADRAAPGVDVTVTLAGLIKAPCRVVWTVDEHRRAGWAYGTLPGHPECGEEAFVVDRTGDGTVWLTVSAFSRGAKWYARAAGPATRGLQQAYARRCGVVLRELSEGDKS; from the coding sequence ATGTCTTCGAAGGACTTCACGTACGACGATGTCGGCGCGACCCGCGACCGCCCCGGCCACTGCCCCGCGGGCTTCCACTCCCTCCACGTCCGCACCCGCCTCGGTGAGGGTCACGACGTCTTCCGCCGGGCCGCCGAAGCGGTCCTGACCTGGGAGATGCACCGCACCCTGGGGGTGGGCATGGACACCACCGCGGACCGGGCCGCCCCCGGCGTCGACGTCACCGTCACCCTGGCCGGCCTCATCAAAGCCCCCTGCCGGGTGGTCTGGACGGTGGACGAACACCGGCGGGCCGGCTGGGCGTACGGCACCCTCCCCGGCCACCCCGAATGCGGCGAGGAGGCCTTCGTCGTCGACCGCACCGGAGACGGCACGGTCTGGCTGACGGTCTCCGCCTTCAGCCGGGGTGCCAAGTGGTACGCGAGGGCCGCCGGCCCGGCGACCCGCGGCCTGCAGCAGGCGTACGCACGGCGGTGCGGGGTGGTGCTGCGCGAACTGTCCGAGGGCGACAAGTCGTGA
- a CDS encoding M4 family metallopeptidase: MTSLYARHKRTSLAIATAVAAGALVTTGLTAGTAAAQTPADATSTTPLAVPTALAPAARTALIQDKQADAPETAQEIGLGVKEKLVVRDVVKDADGTVHTRYERTYAGLPVLGGDLVVHESAAGASKGVTKATNTTIKVASLTPVVTAAKAEKQALTLAKDAGSASTEASDAPRKVIWAGNGSKPVLAYETVVGGLQDDGTPNELHVITDAATGKKLYEYQGIETGTGKSLYSGTVTLGTTLSGSTYQLTDGTRGGHKTYNKAHATTSSAGTLFTDADDTWGTGAASSSTTDQTAAVDAAYGAQATWDFYKSTFGRSGIKNNGVAAYSRVHYGNAYVNAFWDDSCFCMTYGDGSGNTHPLTSLDVAGHEMTHGVTSNTAGLNYSGESGGLNEATSDIFGTAVEFYAANSSDVGDYLIGEKININGDGTPLRYMDQPSKDGGSANYWSSSLKNLDVHYSSGPANHFFFLLSEGSGSRTINGVSYNSPTYNSSTLTGIGRAKAVQIWYKALTTYMTSTTTYSGARTATLSAASALYGSTSTEYKAVAAAWTAVNVA; encoded by the coding sequence GTGACCTCCCTCTACGCGCGTCACAAGCGCACCTCTCTGGCCATCGCCACCGCCGTCGCGGCCGGAGCCCTGGTCACCACCGGCCTGACCGCCGGTACGGCAGCCGCCCAGACTCCGGCGGACGCCACCAGTACGACGCCGCTCGCCGTGCCCACCGCGCTGGCCCCGGCCGCCCGCACCGCCCTGATCCAGGACAAGCAGGCCGACGCGCCCGAGACGGCGCAGGAGATAGGCCTGGGCGTCAAGGAGAAGCTGGTCGTGCGCGACGTCGTCAAGGACGCGGACGGCACGGTCCACACGCGCTACGAGCGGACCTACGCGGGTCTGCCGGTCCTCGGCGGCGACCTGGTCGTCCACGAGTCGGCCGCGGGCGCGAGCAAGGGCGTCACCAAGGCGACGAACACCACCATCAAGGTCGCCTCGCTCACCCCCGTCGTCACCGCCGCCAAGGCCGAGAAGCAGGCCCTGACGCTCGCCAAGGACGCCGGCTCCGCCAGCACCGAGGCCAGCGACGCGCCCCGCAAGGTGATCTGGGCCGGCAACGGCAGCAAGCCGGTCCTCGCCTACGAGACGGTCGTCGGCGGTCTCCAGGACGACGGCACCCCGAACGAGCTGCACGTCATCACCGACGCGGCCACCGGCAAGAAGCTGTACGAGTACCAGGGCATCGAGACCGGCACCGGCAAGAGCCTCTACTCGGGCACGGTGACCCTCGGCACGACCCTCTCGGGCTCGACGTACCAGCTGACCGACGGCACCCGCGGCGGCCACAAGACGTACAACAAGGCGCACGCCACCACTTCCTCGGCGGGCACCCTGTTCACCGACGCGGACGACACGTGGGGCACCGGCGCAGCCTCCAGCTCGACCACGGACCAGACGGCCGCCGTCGACGCCGCCTACGGCGCGCAGGCGACGTGGGACTTCTACAAGTCGACGTTCGGCCGCAGCGGCATCAAGAACAACGGCGTCGCCGCGTACTCCCGCGTCCACTACGGCAACGCGTACGTGAACGCCTTCTGGGACGACAGCTGCTTCTGCATGACCTACGGCGACGGCTCGGGCAACACCCACCCGCTGACCTCCCTGGACGTGGCCGGCCACGAGATGACCCACGGCGTCACCTCCAACACGGCGGGTCTGAACTACTCGGGCGAGTCCGGCGGCCTCAACGAGGCGACCTCCGACATCTTCGGCACCGCCGTCGAGTTCTACGCGGCGAACTCCTCCGACGTCGGCGACTACCTCATCGGCGAGAAGATCAACATCAACGGCGACGGCACACCGCTGCGCTACATGGACCAGCCGAGCAAGGACGGCGGCTCGGCCAACTACTGGTCGTCCTCGCTGAAGAACCTGGACGTGCACTACTCGTCCGGCCCGGCGAACCACTTCTTCTTCCTGCTGAGCGAGGGCAGCGGCAGCCGGACCATCAACGGGGTGAGCTACAACTCCCCGACGTACAACAGCTCCACCCTCACCGGCATCGGACGCGCCAAGGCCGTCCAGATCTGGTACAAGGCGCTGACGACCTACATGACCTCGACGACCACCTACTCGGGCGCCCGCACGGCGACCCTGAGCGCGGCGTCGGCGCTGTACGGCTCGACCAGCACCGAGTACAAGGCGGTCGCGGCCGCCTGGACGGCCGTCAACGTCGCCTGA
- a CDS encoding M4 family metallopeptidase has protein sequence MLSSSPSRRRTPHSTSRRAAAVALVGVSALIAAAVQSGAATAAPVKAPQAAGQANPGAESVRLTPAQRAALIREADAGKAATAKELGLDAKEALVVRDVVKDADGTLHTRYERTYGGLPVLGGDLVVETARSGATESVTKATRAAIKVASLAPAVSAAKAEKQALSLATAAGAEKADTDRAPRKVIWAANGTPVLAYETVVGGLQEDGTPNELHVVTDATTGAKLYEYQGIETGTGNTMYSGQVTLGTTQSGSTYNLTDGARGGHKTYNLNRGTSGTGTLFSGSDDVWGTGAASNLETAGADAHYGAALTWDYYKNVHGRSGIRGDGVGAYSRVHYGNAYVNAFWSDSCFCMTYGDGSGNTHPLTSIDVAGHEMTHGVTSNTAGLNYSGESGGLNEATSDIFGTSVEFYAQNASDVGDYLIGEEIDINGDGSPLRYMDKPSKDGASKDSWYSGIGSVDVHYSSGPANHFFYLLSEGSGTKTINGVTYNSATADGLPVTGIGRDKAEKIWFRALTTKFTTTTNYAAARTGTLAAAGELYGTTSTEYKAVQDAWAGVAVGARSGGGGGGGTSFENTADVSIPDNGAAVTSSVTVSGRTGNAPTNLAVAVDIVHTYIGDLQVQLLAPDGTAYTLKAYGTGGSTDNINTTYTVNASSEVANGVWKLRVQDNAAQDTGYINSWKLTFP, from the coding sequence GTGTTGAGCAGCAGCCCCTCTCGCAGACGCACCCCCCACAGCACCTCCCGCCGTGCCGCGGCCGTCGCCCTCGTCGGCGTCTCCGCGCTCATCGCCGCCGCCGTGCAGTCCGGCGCCGCGACCGCCGCCCCGGTGAAGGCACCGCAGGCGGCGGGCCAGGCCAACCCGGGCGCCGAGTCGGTGCGCCTCACCCCCGCCCAGCGCGCCGCGCTGATACGCGAGGCGGACGCCGGCAAGGCGGCCACCGCCAAGGAGTTGGGCCTCGACGCCAAGGAGGCGCTCGTCGTCCGTGACGTCGTCAAGGACGCCGACGGCACCCTGCACACCCGCTACGAGCGCACCTACGGCGGCCTCCCGGTCCTCGGCGGCGACCTGGTCGTCGAGACCGCGAGGTCCGGCGCCACCGAGAGCGTCACCAAGGCCACCAGGGCCGCCATCAAGGTCGCCTCGCTCGCGCCCGCCGTCAGCGCGGCCAAGGCGGAGAAGCAGGCGCTCAGCCTCGCCACGGCCGCCGGCGCCGAGAAGGCGGACACCGACCGCGCTCCGCGCAAGGTGATCTGGGCGGCGAACGGCACCCCGGTCCTGGCGTACGAGACGGTCGTCGGCGGTCTCCAGGAGGACGGCACCCCGAACGAGCTGCACGTCGTCACCGACGCCACCACCGGCGCGAAGCTGTACGAGTACCAGGGCATCGAGACCGGCACCGGCAACACCATGTACAGCGGCCAGGTGACCCTCGGCACCACCCAGTCGGGGTCGACGTACAACCTGACCGACGGGGCGCGCGGCGGCCACAAGACGTACAACCTCAACCGGGGCACGTCCGGCACCGGCACCCTCTTCTCGGGCTCCGACGACGTCTGGGGCACCGGCGCCGCGTCCAACCTGGAGACCGCGGGCGCCGACGCCCACTACGGCGCGGCCCTGACCTGGGACTACTACAAGAACGTGCACGGTCGCAGCGGCATCAGGGGCGACGGGGTCGGCGCGTACTCCCGCGTGCACTACGGCAACGCGTACGTCAACGCGTTCTGGTCCGACAGCTGCTTCTGCATGACGTACGGCGACGGCTCGGGCAACACCCACCCGCTGACCTCCATCGACGTGGCCGGTCACGAGATGACCCACGGCGTCACCTCCAACACCGCGGGTCTCAACTACAGCGGGGAGTCCGGCGGCCTCAACGAGGCGACCTCGGACATCTTCGGCACCTCGGTCGAGTTCTACGCCCAGAACGCCTCCGACGTCGGCGACTACCTCATCGGCGAGGAGATCGACATCAACGGCGACGGCTCGCCGCTGCGGTACATGGACAAGCCGAGCAAGGACGGCGCGTCGAAGGACAGCTGGTACTCGGGGATCGGATCGGTCGACGTCCACTACTCGTCCGGCCCGGCCAACCACTTCTTCTACCTCCTGTCGGAGGGCAGCGGCACCAAGACCATCAACGGTGTCACCTACAACTCGGCCACCGCGGACGGCCTTCCGGTCACCGGAATCGGCCGCGACAAGGCCGAGAAGATCTGGTTCCGCGCGCTGACCACGAAGTTCACCACGACCACCAACTACGCGGCGGCCCGCACCGGCACGCTGGCGGCGGCCGGTGAGCTGTACGGCACGACCTCCACCGAGTACAAGGCGGTGCAGGACGCGTGGGCCGGCGTCGCGGTCGGCGCCCGTTCCGGCGGCGGGGGCGGCGGCGGCACCTCCTTCGAGAACACCGCCGACGTATCGATTCCGGACAACGGAGCGGCGGTCACCTCCTCGGTCACGGTCTCCGGCCGGACCGGCAACGCGCCCACGAACCTCGCGGTGGCGGTCGACATCGTCCACACCTACATCGGCGACCTCCAGGTGCAGTTGCTCGCTCCCGACGGCACGGCGTACACGCTGAAGGCATACGGCACCGGCGGTAGCACGGACAACATCAACACCACGTACACCGTGAACGCCTCCTCCGAGGTCGCCAACGGCGTCTGGAAGTTGCGGGTCCAGGACAACGCGGCCCAGGACACCGGCTACATCAACAGCTGGAAGCTGACCTTCCCGTAG
- a CDS encoding ABC transporter ATP-binding protein, whose translation MVEGASGRLPIAAPGDVRRAAVRLLRADRRAFAGALALNVLAAGAGLAGPWLLGRIIDEVRAGHGTGAVDRLAAAILACACAQLLLARWARYAGHRFGERTLARVREEFVGRALALPASVVERAGTGDLTTRGTADVAAVGTTLRDAGPELLVCTVQALFTLGAVFVIDPLLGAIGVLGLTPIWFALRWYLRRARTAYLAEGAATSEVAEIVAATASGARTVEAFRLRERRSAACRDALEISRRTRFRTLHLRTVFFPVIEVSYSLPVAGVLLLGGVLHARGAMSLGAVVAAALYLRQFTEPLDQILLRVEQLQSSGASFARVEGVARAPRAEPDGEAPAPADDRIDVTGVRYAYERGGEVLRGVDLTVRPGERLAVVGPSGAGKTTLSRLLAGVDAPSAGTVTVGGVPVAELAPETLRRQVVLVTQEHHVFLGTVRDNLLIAEPAADETQLWAALTAVGAADWVRELPGGLDAVLGGGTRTDGSQAQQLALARVVLADPHTLILDEATALLDPATARHTERALAAVLRGRTVIAIAHRLHTAHDADRVAVMQDGRLTELGTHDALVTAGGAYAALWRTWHGERAGNGRALPGAGRETGRDRTP comes from the coding sequence GTGGTGGAGGGGGCGTCGGGACGTCTGCCGATCGCCGCGCCCGGGGACGTGCGCCGGGCGGCGGTCCGGCTGCTGCGGGCCGACCGGCGGGCCTTCGCCGGTGCGCTCGCCCTGAACGTGCTCGCCGCCGGGGCCGGGCTGGCCGGGCCATGGCTGCTGGGCCGGATCATCGACGAGGTGCGGGCCGGGCACGGCACCGGGGCCGTGGACCGGCTGGCGGCGGCCATTCTGGCCTGCGCGTGCGCGCAGCTGCTGCTGGCCCGCTGGGCCCGGTACGCGGGGCACCGCTTCGGTGAGCGGACGCTGGCGCGGGTGCGGGAGGAGTTCGTCGGGCGGGCGCTCGCGCTGCCCGCGTCGGTGGTGGAGCGGGCCGGCACCGGCGATCTGACGACCCGCGGCACCGCCGACGTGGCGGCCGTGGGCACCACCCTGCGGGACGCCGGGCCCGAGCTGCTGGTCTGCACGGTCCAGGCGCTGTTCACGCTCGGCGCGGTATTCGTGATCGACCCGCTGCTCGGGGCGATCGGAGTGCTGGGGCTGACCCCGATCTGGTTCGCGCTGCGCTGGTATCTGCGGCGGGCGCGTACGGCCTACCTCGCCGAGGGCGCGGCCACCTCCGAGGTCGCCGAGATCGTCGCCGCCACCGCGTCCGGGGCGCGCACGGTCGAGGCGTTCCGGCTTCGGGAACGGCGGTCGGCGGCCTGCCGGGACGCGCTGGAGATCTCGCGCCGCACCCGCTTTCGGACCCTCCACCTGCGCACGGTGTTCTTCCCGGTGATCGAGGTGTCGTACTCGCTGCCGGTGGCGGGTGTGCTGCTGCTGGGCGGCGTACTGCACGCGCGGGGTGCGATGAGCCTGGGCGCGGTGGTGGCGGCCGCGCTGTATCTGCGGCAGTTCACCGAACCGCTGGACCAGATCCTGCTGCGCGTCGAGCAACTCCAGAGCAGCGGCGCCTCGTTCGCCCGGGTGGAGGGCGTGGCCCGGGCGCCGCGCGCCGAGCCGGACGGCGAGGCGCCGGCTCCGGCGGACGACCGGATCGACGTGACGGGCGTGCGCTACGCCTACGAACGCGGCGGCGAGGTGCTGCGCGGGGTGGATCTGACGGTGCGGCCCGGCGAGCGGCTCGCGGTCGTCGGCCCGTCGGGCGCGGGCAAGACCACGCTGAGCAGGCTGCTCGCGGGCGTGGACGCGCCGAGCGCGGGCACGGTGACGGTGGGCGGAGTGCCGGTCGCGGAGCTGGCGCCCGAGACGCTGCGCCGGCAGGTCGTGCTCGTCACCCAGGAGCACCATGTCTTCCTCGGCACGGTCCGCGACAACCTGCTGATCGCCGAACCGGCCGCGGACGAGACGCAGTTGTGGGCGGCGCTGACCGCGGTCGGCGCCGCCGACTGGGTCCGGGAGCTGCCCGGCGGCCTCGACGCCGTACTCGGCGGCGGCACCCGTACGGACGGTTCCCAGGCCCAGCAACTGGCCCTGGCCCGGGTGGTGCTGGCCGATCCGCACACGCTGATCCTGGACGAGGCGACGGCCCTGCTGGACCCGGCGACCGCCCGGCACACCGAGCGGGCGCTGGCGGCCGTGCTCCGGGGCCGGACGGTCATCGCCATCGCCCACCGTCTGCACACCGCGCACGACGCGGACCGGGTCGCGGTGATGCAGGACGGCCGTCTCACCGAACTCGGCACGCACGACGCGTTGGTGACGGCGGGCGGGGCGTACGCGGCGCTCTGGCGGACGTGGCACGGCGAGCGGGCCGGGAACGGCCGGGCCCTGCCCGGTGCGGGACGGGAAACCGGGAGGGATCGGACCCCGTAG